In Lates calcarifer isolate ASB-BC8 linkage group LG21, TLL_Latcal_v3, whole genome shotgun sequence, a single window of DNA contains:
- the sh3bgr gene encoding SH3 domain-binding glutamic acid-rich protein isoform X8, producing MVIKVFLASSSGSTAIKKKQQDVVAFLEALKVDYAQLDIACNEENRMWMRQNVPEEKKPANGIPLPPQIFNEESYCGDYDTFFDAKEDNSVYAFLGLPPPPGSKEAEQADKAHIVENGTHAEETNAEGNLDDSIEVPVEKCNGDAHGEEGEEEGEVAEGETADDEAMEEETAGDKAPAEEEAAVEETDEAHAEEEEEQEEADDDREEEELRQLEEEEEEDVEETQEEEAE from the exons ATGGTGATCAAAGTCTTCCTCGCCTCTTCATCGGGATCCACTGCG ATCAAAAAGAAGCAGCAAGATGTGGTCGCCTTCCTGGAGGCTCTTAAAGTGGACTACGCTCAGCTGGACATCGCCTGCAACGAGGAGAACCGCATGTGGATGAGGCAGAATGTCCCTGAGGAGAAGAAGCCCGCCAACGGcatccccctcccccctcagatCTTCAATGAAGAGAGCTACTGCGGG GACTATGACACATTCTTCGATGCCAAGGAAGACAACTCAGTGTATGCCTTCCTGGGGCTGCCACCTCCTCCTGGGTCAAAG GAAGCAGAGCAGGCCGACAAGGCGCACATTGTGGAGAACGGGACCCATGCCGAAGAAACTAATGCAGAGGGAAACCTTGATGACTCAATA GAGGTTCCAGTGGAGAAGTGTAACGGGGATGCACACGGcgaagagggggaggaggagggggaggtagCAGAAGGAGAGACTGCAGATGATGAAGCCATGGAGGAAGAAACAGCAGGAGACAAGGcccctgcagaggaggaggcggcggtGGAAGAAACAGACGAG GCCcatgcagaggaggaagaagaacag GAAGAAGCTGATGATGACAGG GAGGAAGAAGAGCTACGACAGCTTGAG gaagaagaagaggaagacgtGGAAGAAACACAG GAGGAAGAGGCTGAGTAG
- the sh3bgr gene encoding SH3 domain-binding glutamic acid-rich protein isoform X19: MVIKVFLASSSGSTAIKKKQQDVVAFLEALKVDYAQLDIACNEENRMWMRQNVPEEKKPANGIPLPPQIFNEESYCGDYDTFFDAKEDNSVYAFLGLPPPPGSKEAEQADKAHIVENGTHAEETNAEGNLDDSIEVPVEKCNGDAHGEEGEEEGEVAEGETADDEAMEEETAGDKAPAEEEAAVEETDEAHAEEEEEQEEEAE, translated from the exons ATGGTGATCAAAGTCTTCCTCGCCTCTTCATCGGGATCCACTGCG ATCAAAAAGAAGCAGCAAGATGTGGTCGCCTTCCTGGAGGCTCTTAAAGTGGACTACGCTCAGCTGGACATCGCCTGCAACGAGGAGAACCGCATGTGGATGAGGCAGAATGTCCCTGAGGAGAAGAAGCCCGCCAACGGcatccccctcccccctcagatCTTCAATGAAGAGAGCTACTGCGGG GACTATGACACATTCTTCGATGCCAAGGAAGACAACTCAGTGTATGCCTTCCTGGGGCTGCCACCTCCTCCTGGGTCAAAG GAAGCAGAGCAGGCCGACAAGGCGCACATTGTGGAGAACGGGACCCATGCCGAAGAAACTAATGCAGAGGGAAACCTTGATGACTCAATA GAGGTTCCAGTGGAGAAGTGTAACGGGGATGCACACGGcgaagagggggaggaggagggggaggtagCAGAAGGAGAGACTGCAGATGATGAAGCCATGGAGGAAGAAACAGCAGGAGACAAGGcccctgcagaggaggaggcggcggtGGAAGAAACAGACGAG GCCcatgcagaggaggaagaagaacag GAGGAAGAGGCTGAGTAG
- the sh3bgr gene encoding SH3 domain-binding glutamic acid-rich protein isoform X11: MVIKVFLASSSGSTAIKKKQQDVVAFLEALKVDYAQLDIACNEENRMWMRQNVPEEKKPANGIPLPPQIFNEESYCGDYDTFFDAKEDNSVYAFLGLPPPPGSKEAEQADKAHIVENGTHAEETNAEGNLDDSIEVPVEKCNGDAHGEEGEEEGEVAEGETADDEAMEEETAGDKAPAEEEAAVEETDEAHAEEEEEQEEEEAEVQEEEEEEDVEETQEEEAE, from the exons ATGGTGATCAAAGTCTTCCTCGCCTCTTCATCGGGATCCACTGCG ATCAAAAAGAAGCAGCAAGATGTGGTCGCCTTCCTGGAGGCTCTTAAAGTGGACTACGCTCAGCTGGACATCGCCTGCAACGAGGAGAACCGCATGTGGATGAGGCAGAATGTCCCTGAGGAGAAGAAGCCCGCCAACGGcatccccctcccccctcagatCTTCAATGAAGAGAGCTACTGCGGG GACTATGACACATTCTTCGATGCCAAGGAAGACAACTCAGTGTATGCCTTCCTGGGGCTGCCACCTCCTCCTGGGTCAAAG GAAGCAGAGCAGGCCGACAAGGCGCACATTGTGGAGAACGGGACCCATGCCGAAGAAACTAATGCAGAGGGAAACCTTGATGACTCAATA GAGGTTCCAGTGGAGAAGTGTAACGGGGATGCACACGGcgaagagggggaggaggagggggaggtagCAGAAGGAGAGACTGCAGATGATGAAGCCATGGAGGAAGAAACAGCAGGAGACAAGGcccctgcagaggaggaggcggcggtGGAAGAAACAGACGAG GCCcatgcagaggaggaagaagaacag gaagaagaagaggctgaAGTACAAGAG gaagaagaagaggaagacgtGGAAGAAACACAG GAGGAAGAGGCTGAGTAG
- the sh3bgr gene encoding SH3 domain-binding glutamic acid-rich protein isoform X5, whose protein sequence is MVIKVFLASSSGSTAIKKKQQDVVAFLEALKVDYAQLDIACNEENRMWMRQNVPEEKKPANGIPLPPQIFNEESYCGDYDTFFDAKEDNSVYAFLGLPPPPGSKEAEQADKAHIVENGTHAEETNAEGNLDDSIEVPVEKCNGDAHGEEGEEEGEVAEGETADDEAMEEETAGDKAPAEEEAAVEETDEAHAEEEEEQEEADDDREEEDLQSEEEEELRQLEEEEEAEVQEEEEAE, encoded by the exons ATGGTGATCAAAGTCTTCCTCGCCTCTTCATCGGGATCCACTGCG ATCAAAAAGAAGCAGCAAGATGTGGTCGCCTTCCTGGAGGCTCTTAAAGTGGACTACGCTCAGCTGGACATCGCCTGCAACGAGGAGAACCGCATGTGGATGAGGCAGAATGTCCCTGAGGAGAAGAAGCCCGCCAACGGcatccccctcccccctcagatCTTCAATGAAGAGAGCTACTGCGGG GACTATGACACATTCTTCGATGCCAAGGAAGACAACTCAGTGTATGCCTTCCTGGGGCTGCCACCTCCTCCTGGGTCAAAG GAAGCAGAGCAGGCCGACAAGGCGCACATTGTGGAGAACGGGACCCATGCCGAAGAAACTAATGCAGAGGGAAACCTTGATGACTCAATA GAGGTTCCAGTGGAGAAGTGTAACGGGGATGCACACGGcgaagagggggaggaggagggggaggtagCAGAAGGAGAGACTGCAGATGATGAAGCCATGGAGGAAGAAACAGCAGGAGACAAGGcccctgcagaggaggaggcggcggtGGAAGAAACAGACGAG GCCcatgcagaggaggaagaagaacag GAAGAAGCTGATGATGACAGG GAGGAAGAGGATTTGCAGTCAGAG GAGGAAGAAGAGCTACGACAGCTTGAG gaagaagaagaggctgaAGTACAAGAG GAGGAAGAGGCTGAGTAG
- the sh3bgr gene encoding SH3 domain-binding glutamic acid-rich protein isoform X17, translating to MVIKVFLASSSGSTAIKKKQQDVVAFLEALKVDYAQLDIACNEENRMWMRQNVPEEKKPANGIPLPPQIFNEESYCGDYDTFFDAKEDNSVYAFLGLPPPPGSKEAEQADKAHIVENGTHAEETNAEGNLDDSIEVPVEKCNGDAHGEEGEEEGEVAEGETADDEAMEEETAGDKAPAEEEAAVEETDEAHAEEEEEQEEEEEDVEETQEEEAE from the exons ATGGTGATCAAAGTCTTCCTCGCCTCTTCATCGGGATCCACTGCG ATCAAAAAGAAGCAGCAAGATGTGGTCGCCTTCCTGGAGGCTCTTAAAGTGGACTACGCTCAGCTGGACATCGCCTGCAACGAGGAGAACCGCATGTGGATGAGGCAGAATGTCCCTGAGGAGAAGAAGCCCGCCAACGGcatccccctcccccctcagatCTTCAATGAAGAGAGCTACTGCGGG GACTATGACACATTCTTCGATGCCAAGGAAGACAACTCAGTGTATGCCTTCCTGGGGCTGCCACCTCCTCCTGGGTCAAAG GAAGCAGAGCAGGCCGACAAGGCGCACATTGTGGAGAACGGGACCCATGCCGAAGAAACTAATGCAGAGGGAAACCTTGATGACTCAATA GAGGTTCCAGTGGAGAAGTGTAACGGGGATGCACACGGcgaagagggggaggaggagggggaggtagCAGAAGGAGAGACTGCAGATGATGAAGCCATGGAGGAAGAAACAGCAGGAGACAAGGcccctgcagaggaggaggcggcggtGGAAGAAACAGACGAG GCCcatgcagaggaggaagaagaacag gaagaagaagaggaagacgtGGAAGAAACACAG GAGGAAGAGGCTGAGTAG
- the sh3bgr gene encoding SH3 domain-binding glutamic acid-rich protein isoform X13: protein MVIKVFLASSSGSTAIKKKQQDVVAFLEALKVDYAQLDIACNEENRMWMRQNVPEEKKPANGIPLPPQIFNEESYCGDYDTFFDAKEDNSVYAFLGLPPPPGSKEAEQADKAHIVENGTHAEETNAEGNLDDSIEVPVEKCNGDAHGEEGEEEGEVAEGETADDEAMEEETAGDKAPAEEEAAVEETDEAHAEEEEEQEEADDDREEEEEDVEETQEEEAE from the exons ATGGTGATCAAAGTCTTCCTCGCCTCTTCATCGGGATCCACTGCG ATCAAAAAGAAGCAGCAAGATGTGGTCGCCTTCCTGGAGGCTCTTAAAGTGGACTACGCTCAGCTGGACATCGCCTGCAACGAGGAGAACCGCATGTGGATGAGGCAGAATGTCCCTGAGGAGAAGAAGCCCGCCAACGGcatccccctcccccctcagatCTTCAATGAAGAGAGCTACTGCGGG GACTATGACACATTCTTCGATGCCAAGGAAGACAACTCAGTGTATGCCTTCCTGGGGCTGCCACCTCCTCCTGGGTCAAAG GAAGCAGAGCAGGCCGACAAGGCGCACATTGTGGAGAACGGGACCCATGCCGAAGAAACTAATGCAGAGGGAAACCTTGATGACTCAATA GAGGTTCCAGTGGAGAAGTGTAACGGGGATGCACACGGcgaagagggggaggaggagggggaggtagCAGAAGGAGAGACTGCAGATGATGAAGCCATGGAGGAAGAAACAGCAGGAGACAAGGcccctgcagaggaggaggcggcggtGGAAGAAACAGACGAG GCCcatgcagaggaggaagaagaacag GAAGAAGCTGATGATGACAGG gaagaagaagaggaagacgtGGAAGAAACACAG GAGGAAGAGGCTGAGTAG
- the sh3bgr gene encoding SH3 domain-binding glutamic acid-rich protein isoform X6: MVIKVFLASSSGSTAIKKKQQDVVAFLEALKVDYAQLDIACNEENRMWMRQNVPEEKKPANGIPLPPQIFNEESYCGDYDTFFDAKEDNSVYAFLGLPPPPGSKEAEQADKAHIVENGTHAEETNAEGNLDDSIEVPVEKCNGDAHGEEGEEEGEVAEGETADDEAMEEETAGDKAPAEEEAAVEETDEAHAEEEEEQEEEELRQLEEEEEAEVQEEEEEEDVEETQEEEAE, from the exons ATGGTGATCAAAGTCTTCCTCGCCTCTTCATCGGGATCCACTGCG ATCAAAAAGAAGCAGCAAGATGTGGTCGCCTTCCTGGAGGCTCTTAAAGTGGACTACGCTCAGCTGGACATCGCCTGCAACGAGGAGAACCGCATGTGGATGAGGCAGAATGTCCCTGAGGAGAAGAAGCCCGCCAACGGcatccccctcccccctcagatCTTCAATGAAGAGAGCTACTGCGGG GACTATGACACATTCTTCGATGCCAAGGAAGACAACTCAGTGTATGCCTTCCTGGGGCTGCCACCTCCTCCTGGGTCAAAG GAAGCAGAGCAGGCCGACAAGGCGCACATTGTGGAGAACGGGACCCATGCCGAAGAAACTAATGCAGAGGGAAACCTTGATGACTCAATA GAGGTTCCAGTGGAGAAGTGTAACGGGGATGCACACGGcgaagagggggaggaggagggggaggtagCAGAAGGAGAGACTGCAGATGATGAAGCCATGGAGGAAGAAACAGCAGGAGACAAGGcccctgcagaggaggaggcggcggtGGAAGAAACAGACGAG GCCcatgcagaggaggaagaagaacag GAGGAAGAAGAGCTACGACAGCTTGAG gaagaagaagaggctgaAGTACAAGAG gaagaagaagaggaagacgtGGAAGAAACACAG GAGGAAGAGGCTGAGTAG
- the sh3bgr gene encoding SH3 domain-binding glutamic acid-rich protein isoform X1, protein MVIKVFLASSSGSTAIKKKQQDVVAFLEALKVDYAQLDIACNEENRMWMRQNVPEEKKPANGIPLPPQIFNEESYCGDYDTFFDAKEDNSVYAFLGLPPPPGSKEAEQADKAHIVENGTHAEETNAEGNLDDSIEVPVEKCNGDAHGEEGEEEGEVAEGETADDEAMEEETAGDKAPAEEEAAVEETDEAHAEEEEEQEEADDDREEEDLQSEEEEELRQLEEEEEAEVQEEEEEEDVEETQEEEAE, encoded by the exons ATGGTGATCAAAGTCTTCCTCGCCTCTTCATCGGGATCCACTGCG ATCAAAAAGAAGCAGCAAGATGTGGTCGCCTTCCTGGAGGCTCTTAAAGTGGACTACGCTCAGCTGGACATCGCCTGCAACGAGGAGAACCGCATGTGGATGAGGCAGAATGTCCCTGAGGAGAAGAAGCCCGCCAACGGcatccccctcccccctcagatCTTCAATGAAGAGAGCTACTGCGGG GACTATGACACATTCTTCGATGCCAAGGAAGACAACTCAGTGTATGCCTTCCTGGGGCTGCCACCTCCTCCTGGGTCAAAG GAAGCAGAGCAGGCCGACAAGGCGCACATTGTGGAGAACGGGACCCATGCCGAAGAAACTAATGCAGAGGGAAACCTTGATGACTCAATA GAGGTTCCAGTGGAGAAGTGTAACGGGGATGCACACGGcgaagagggggaggaggagggggaggtagCAGAAGGAGAGACTGCAGATGATGAAGCCATGGAGGAAGAAACAGCAGGAGACAAGGcccctgcagaggaggaggcggcggtGGAAGAAACAGACGAG GCCcatgcagaggaggaagaagaacag GAAGAAGCTGATGATGACAGG GAGGAAGAGGATTTGCAGTCAGAG GAGGAAGAAGAGCTACGACAGCTTGAG gaagaagaagaggctgaAGTACAAGAG gaagaagaagaggaagacgtGGAAGAAACACAG GAGGAAGAGGCTGAGTAG
- the sh3bgr gene encoding SH3 domain-binding glutamic acid-rich protein isoform X4: MVIKVFLASSSGSTAIKKKQQDVVAFLEALKVDYAQLDIACNEENRMWMRQNVPEEKKPANGIPLPPQIFNEESYCGDYDTFFDAKEDNSVYAFLGLPPPPGSKEAEQADKAHIVENGTHAEETNAEGNLDDSIEVPVEKCNGDAHGEEGEEEGEVAEGETADDEAMEEETAGDKAPAEEEAAVEETDEAHAEEEEEQEEADDDREEEDLQSEEEEELRQLEEEEEEDVEETQEEEAE, from the exons ATGGTGATCAAAGTCTTCCTCGCCTCTTCATCGGGATCCACTGCG ATCAAAAAGAAGCAGCAAGATGTGGTCGCCTTCCTGGAGGCTCTTAAAGTGGACTACGCTCAGCTGGACATCGCCTGCAACGAGGAGAACCGCATGTGGATGAGGCAGAATGTCCCTGAGGAGAAGAAGCCCGCCAACGGcatccccctcccccctcagatCTTCAATGAAGAGAGCTACTGCGGG GACTATGACACATTCTTCGATGCCAAGGAAGACAACTCAGTGTATGCCTTCCTGGGGCTGCCACCTCCTCCTGGGTCAAAG GAAGCAGAGCAGGCCGACAAGGCGCACATTGTGGAGAACGGGACCCATGCCGAAGAAACTAATGCAGAGGGAAACCTTGATGACTCAATA GAGGTTCCAGTGGAGAAGTGTAACGGGGATGCACACGGcgaagagggggaggaggagggggaggtagCAGAAGGAGAGACTGCAGATGATGAAGCCATGGAGGAAGAAACAGCAGGAGACAAGGcccctgcagaggaggaggcggcggtGGAAGAAACAGACGAG GCCcatgcagaggaggaagaagaacag GAAGAAGCTGATGATGACAGG GAGGAAGAGGATTTGCAGTCAGAG GAGGAAGAAGAGCTACGACAGCTTGAG gaagaagaagaggaagacgtGGAAGAAACACAG GAGGAAGAGGCTGAGTAG
- the sh3bgr gene encoding SH3 domain-binding glutamic acid-rich protein isoform X14 → MVIKVFLASSSGSTAIKKKQQDVVAFLEALKVDYAQLDIACNEENRMWMRQNVPEEKKPANGIPLPPQIFNEESYCGDYDTFFDAKEDNSVYAFLGLPPPPGSKEAEQADKAHIVENGTHAEETNAEGNLDDSIEVPVEKCNGDAHGEEGEEEGEVAEGETADDEAMEEETAGDKAPAEEEAAVEETDEAHAEEEEEQEEEELRQLEEEEEAEVQEEEEAE, encoded by the exons ATGGTGATCAAAGTCTTCCTCGCCTCTTCATCGGGATCCACTGCG ATCAAAAAGAAGCAGCAAGATGTGGTCGCCTTCCTGGAGGCTCTTAAAGTGGACTACGCTCAGCTGGACATCGCCTGCAACGAGGAGAACCGCATGTGGATGAGGCAGAATGTCCCTGAGGAGAAGAAGCCCGCCAACGGcatccccctcccccctcagatCTTCAATGAAGAGAGCTACTGCGGG GACTATGACACATTCTTCGATGCCAAGGAAGACAACTCAGTGTATGCCTTCCTGGGGCTGCCACCTCCTCCTGGGTCAAAG GAAGCAGAGCAGGCCGACAAGGCGCACATTGTGGAGAACGGGACCCATGCCGAAGAAACTAATGCAGAGGGAAACCTTGATGACTCAATA GAGGTTCCAGTGGAGAAGTGTAACGGGGATGCACACGGcgaagagggggaggaggagggggaggtagCAGAAGGAGAGACTGCAGATGATGAAGCCATGGAGGAAGAAACAGCAGGAGACAAGGcccctgcagaggaggaggcggcggtGGAAGAAACAGACGAG GCCcatgcagaggaggaagaagaacag GAGGAAGAAGAGCTACGACAGCTTGAG gaagaagaagaggctgaAGTACAAGAG GAGGAAGAGGCTGAGTAG
- the sh3bgr gene encoding SH3 domain-binding glutamic acid-rich protein isoform X16, whose product MVIKVFLASSSGSTAIKKKQQDVVAFLEALKVDYAQLDIACNEENRMWMRQNVPEEKKPANGIPLPPQIFNEESYCGDYDTFFDAKEDNSVYAFLGLPPPPGSKEVPVEKCNGDAHGEEGEEEGEVAEGETADDEAMEEETAGDKAPAEEEAAVEETDEAHAEEEEEQEEADDDREEEDLQSEEEEELRQLEEEEEAEVQEEEEEEDVEETQEEEAE is encoded by the exons ATGGTGATCAAAGTCTTCCTCGCCTCTTCATCGGGATCCACTGCG ATCAAAAAGAAGCAGCAAGATGTGGTCGCCTTCCTGGAGGCTCTTAAAGTGGACTACGCTCAGCTGGACATCGCCTGCAACGAGGAGAACCGCATGTGGATGAGGCAGAATGTCCCTGAGGAGAAGAAGCCCGCCAACGGcatccccctcccccctcagatCTTCAATGAAGAGAGCTACTGCGGG GACTATGACACATTCTTCGATGCCAAGGAAGACAACTCAGTGTATGCCTTCCTGGGGCTGCCACCTCCTCCTGGGTCAAAG GAGGTTCCAGTGGAGAAGTGTAACGGGGATGCACACGGcgaagagggggaggaggagggggaggtagCAGAAGGAGAGACTGCAGATGATGAAGCCATGGAGGAAGAAACAGCAGGAGACAAGGcccctgcagaggaggaggcggcggtGGAAGAAACAGACGAG GCCcatgcagaggaggaagaagaacag GAAGAAGCTGATGATGACAGG GAGGAAGAGGATTTGCAGTCAGAG GAGGAAGAAGAGCTACGACAGCTTGAG gaagaagaagaggctgaAGTACAAGAG gaagaagaagaggaagacgtGGAAGAAACACAG GAGGAAGAGGCTGAGTAG
- the sh3bgr gene encoding SH3 domain-binding glutamic acid-rich protein isoform X18: MVIKVFLASSSGSTAIKKKQQDVVAFLEALKVDYAQLDIACNEENRMWMRQNVPEEKKPANGIPLPPQIFNEESYCGDYDTFFDAKEDNSVYAFLGLPPPPGSKEAEQADKAHIVENGTHAEETNAEGNLDDSIEVPVEKCNGDAHGEEGEEEGEVAEGETADDEAMEEETAGDKAPAEEEAAVEETDEAHAEEEEEQEEEEAEVQEEEEAE, from the exons ATGGTGATCAAAGTCTTCCTCGCCTCTTCATCGGGATCCACTGCG ATCAAAAAGAAGCAGCAAGATGTGGTCGCCTTCCTGGAGGCTCTTAAAGTGGACTACGCTCAGCTGGACATCGCCTGCAACGAGGAGAACCGCATGTGGATGAGGCAGAATGTCCCTGAGGAGAAGAAGCCCGCCAACGGcatccccctcccccctcagatCTTCAATGAAGAGAGCTACTGCGGG GACTATGACACATTCTTCGATGCCAAGGAAGACAACTCAGTGTATGCCTTCCTGGGGCTGCCACCTCCTCCTGGGTCAAAG GAAGCAGAGCAGGCCGACAAGGCGCACATTGTGGAGAACGGGACCCATGCCGAAGAAACTAATGCAGAGGGAAACCTTGATGACTCAATA GAGGTTCCAGTGGAGAAGTGTAACGGGGATGCACACGGcgaagagggggaggaggagggggaggtagCAGAAGGAGAGACTGCAGATGATGAAGCCATGGAGGAAGAAACAGCAGGAGACAAGGcccctgcagaggaggaggcggcggtGGAAGAAACAGACGAG GCCcatgcagaggaggaagaagaacag gaagaagaagaggctgaAGTACAAGAG GAGGAAGAGGCTGAGTAG
- the sh3bgr gene encoding SH3 domain-binding glutamic acid-rich protein isoform X12, with product MVIKVFLASSSGSTAIKKKQQDVVAFLEALKVDYAQLDIACNEENRMWMRQNVPEEKKPANGIPLPPQIFNEESYCGDYDTFFDAKEDNSVYAFLGLPPPPGSKEAEQADKAHIVENGTHAEETNAEGNLDDSIEVPVEKCNGDAHGEEGEEEGEVAEGETADDEAMEEETAGDKAPAEEEAAVEETDEAHAEEEEEQEEEELRQLEEEEEEDVEETQEEEAE from the exons ATGGTGATCAAAGTCTTCCTCGCCTCTTCATCGGGATCCACTGCG ATCAAAAAGAAGCAGCAAGATGTGGTCGCCTTCCTGGAGGCTCTTAAAGTGGACTACGCTCAGCTGGACATCGCCTGCAACGAGGAGAACCGCATGTGGATGAGGCAGAATGTCCCTGAGGAGAAGAAGCCCGCCAACGGcatccccctcccccctcagatCTTCAATGAAGAGAGCTACTGCGGG GACTATGACACATTCTTCGATGCCAAGGAAGACAACTCAGTGTATGCCTTCCTGGGGCTGCCACCTCCTCCTGGGTCAAAG GAAGCAGAGCAGGCCGACAAGGCGCACATTGTGGAGAACGGGACCCATGCCGAAGAAACTAATGCAGAGGGAAACCTTGATGACTCAATA GAGGTTCCAGTGGAGAAGTGTAACGGGGATGCACACGGcgaagagggggaggaggagggggaggtagCAGAAGGAGAGACTGCAGATGATGAAGCCATGGAGGAAGAAACAGCAGGAGACAAGGcccctgcagaggaggaggcggcggtGGAAGAAACAGACGAG GCCcatgcagaggaggaagaagaacag GAGGAAGAAGAGCTACGACAGCTTGAG gaagaagaagaggaagacgtGGAAGAAACACAG GAGGAAGAGGCTGAGTAG
- the sh3bgr gene encoding SH3 domain-binding glutamic acid-rich protein isoform X28, which translates to MVIKVFLASSSGSTAIKKKQQDVVAFLEALKVDYAQLDIACNEENRMWMRQNVPEEKKPANGIPLPPQIFNEESYCGDYDTFFDAKEDNSVYAFLGLPPPPGSKAHAEEEEEQEEADDDREEEEAEVQEEEEAE; encoded by the exons ATGGTGATCAAAGTCTTCCTCGCCTCTTCATCGGGATCCACTGCG ATCAAAAAGAAGCAGCAAGATGTGGTCGCCTTCCTGGAGGCTCTTAAAGTGGACTACGCTCAGCTGGACATCGCCTGCAACGAGGAGAACCGCATGTGGATGAGGCAGAATGTCCCTGAGGAGAAGAAGCCCGCCAACGGcatccccctcccccctcagatCTTCAATGAAGAGAGCTACTGCGGG GACTATGACACATTCTTCGATGCCAAGGAAGACAACTCAGTGTATGCCTTCCTGGGGCTGCCACCTCCTCCTGGGTCAAAG GCCcatgcagaggaggaagaagaacag GAAGAAGCTGATGATGACAGG gaagaagaagaggctgaAGTACAAGAG GAGGAAGAGGCTGAGTAG
- the sh3bgr gene encoding SH3 domain-binding glutamic acid-rich protein isoform X20, with the protein MVIKVFLASSSGSTAIKKKQQDVVAFLEALKVDYAQLDIACNEENRMWMRQNVPEEKKPANGIPLPPQIFNEESYCGDYDTFFDAKEDNSVYAFLGLPPPPGSKAHAEEEEEQEEADDDREEEDLQSEEEEELRQLEEEEEAEVQEEEEEEDVEETQEEEAE; encoded by the exons ATGGTGATCAAAGTCTTCCTCGCCTCTTCATCGGGATCCACTGCG ATCAAAAAGAAGCAGCAAGATGTGGTCGCCTTCCTGGAGGCTCTTAAAGTGGACTACGCTCAGCTGGACATCGCCTGCAACGAGGAGAACCGCATGTGGATGAGGCAGAATGTCCCTGAGGAGAAGAAGCCCGCCAACGGcatccccctcccccctcagatCTTCAATGAAGAGAGCTACTGCGGG GACTATGACACATTCTTCGATGCCAAGGAAGACAACTCAGTGTATGCCTTCCTGGGGCTGCCACCTCCTCCTGGGTCAAAG GCCcatgcagaggaggaagaagaacag GAAGAAGCTGATGATGACAGG GAGGAAGAGGATTTGCAGTCAGAG GAGGAAGAAGAGCTACGACAGCTTGAG gaagaagaagaggctgaAGTACAAGAG gaagaagaagaggaagacgtGGAAGAAACACAG GAGGAAGAGGCTGAGTAG